TGGCACAAGATTTGACAATGGTAGAATTGTTTTGAGGGTGTTTTTAAGGGGGTTTTTTGTGACCCGGGTTATTTCGGGACTGCTAGAATTACACTTTTAGTACATAGCGTTTTTAATAAGAATCAAAGTGAAACATTTGATTTCTTAGGTAAGATCTTCACACTTAAGCTATCCTGAAGGATCAGAACTGAGGCTTTGATCTATTAGATAAGACCATTGACACTTAAGCTTGAACTAGCCTGGTGGATTAATGGTAATCAAACTAAGACTTTTGATCTCTATCACTTGAGAGTTCACATAAACTTTTGTGTGACCCGGGTTTAATCCTGGGTGGCTAACACGATTGTTTTGAATATTGTTTAgaaatttattatgattttggtGTTGTAGATTTCTCTATTGTATCCTAGAAATAAGACCCTTCAAATTTAGAACTATATCAATCAAAATAGTGAGAAACAGAGACATTTAGAGTGAGATTTATAATAACAGCATTTCATGCTCACAGAGCTTCCAAATTGAAAATAGAATAATTATATTACCAGTTCTACCGCCAGCTCCAGTGACGAGGACTGTGCTCGCCATTGCAATCGGTGAGAGAGAAACCAGTCTCCTCGATTGAGCTCGAAATTGAGGGATTGTGAGTCGAAAGGGATTGAATAGACAGCTGCTGTCACGAATGCTTGAGTAGTTTAGCGTTGTTGGATTGGAAGAAGATAATAGCGTCGGAACACGCATCACGCCGGCCATTGACGACGGGAGGTTAGTGGGAAGTAGGGTTTATGCAGGAAGAATTTAGGAAGATGGTTCACATAGCTCACCTTATCCATATatctaaattcaaattttactaATCTAAACTTATCTTTTTATTACAATCTTTTGATacatttaaagtttttttttaaatggataaaatgttgttattttagttttaatgtgtttttttattttatttaaggagTGAAAGGATAGTAAATTTGGGAGAAGGTATGAGAAGGGACGTGTCAATATATCAATATAACAGTAGACGAAAAAAGATTTGATCTGTTTATAcgtttttttttgtgttattttttcttattcatttattttcttttgaaatatatttttataaaagatttataatttaattttatttttattttatattgatgtcattttaatttaaaatagagatgTGAATTAATTGCATTGGGTTTGGTTAGAGTTGAGTTAGTTAAATCGGATCAAACGAGTTGGGTTCAGGTCACTCACAAATAAACATGTcagattaatgttaaaaattttgACCCGAATTACTAAACCGATTAATTCAACATGTTAACTTAAACCCAAACTTGAAACTTATCCACTCTAGTTTgtgaaacaaaattaaatgatattgtaATACATAGTTTGAGACATTGAGTTTCATATATCACTTTCAAAGTTCAAATCTCAATCAATCAAACTGGCCCAAATAACAATTTGACCTATAATTTTGGgctgtatttttttatttatcattacaactctaattagtatttatttattttttccataGAAAATAGTGTAATGCAATTCAGAATCTAACATATTAATGGGTTCATCACTTTCTATATtcaaatgtataattaaatttttccttaaaaaaaataaatgatctgTTTTGCTTAATTCAATtttgttagttaaaaattaatttaataagttttattcttcactaaaatataaaatattgctAAAGAATATAGTTATacctatttttgtttttaaataacagCAATAATAAttgacaatattattattattattattattttatatatatatatatttttttttaaatatgtatatgtacttatttttttataatgataattaagagaataatgtgtaaatttatatataatatcttttaactaattcttttgttatttagttagctaaaataagaataaatattttaaagataaggGTACttgttattctatttttttttaatgaaattcacAATAGATTTGCATCGAAATCATTTTGAATATCAATGACAAGATATAAGTATCTAGTTAGTTTACCAATATTACCAAATTTTAGTTGATTATAACATTCTAGTGAGAAGTGTGAAAGAGTTTTtgcaaaaaattaaatttaccttaaaaatattttcaatcaaTTTTTGAGACAATGTAGAGTCAAAATTTGGTTGAAGTGTATGAATGTAATAATTATATCTAGCCAGTtattaagaagaaaaagaaataaattattaaatagaggattttagtaaaaaattaaaatttatctaaaattttaaacatagaAATAAAACACCAACCGGAGAAATCCTAGTAGAGACATGATTGTTGAGATGGAAGAAACATCTAATTAAGATGGTTTGATATTTAGTTATTtcctatttttattgaattaaaaacagatatattgaaaattttaagtcagtttgatttgatattgttttatatttaaaatttaaattttataaaataataaataaagataacttaatatttttaattaataaattaaatgattgaaaacaaataaaataatattttaatgattttttttataataaaaaaaaaaacaattggcTATTAGACAATTATgcttttttattcatattagtttttctattttctttattctattttaaataaaatccaaattcaactcaaaatgtattttatcatattactttctttatttttatttaaattctaattcaaaatgtttttatttatttatattactttatttatatatatatatatatattgagtaattcatttttttttaaaattaatttaatataatataatataattaatataatataatataaatgatagcCATTTAAATATAacgataaataataaaaaaacacaagtgAAAcggtaataaaaaaatcttatcaccgaatattcttaaaataaattaatcattttggaGCAACAACGAAAACATAAGAAAAAAATGCTCAAATATCCTTAAAAAAGATTAACGAGTTCACCGACCGTCTTCAccaattttccaaaaataaatctcatatcgttataataataacattctGAAGTAAACGCATCGATCGATCTAAAAGTTTTACGATTCATTTCGAGGCAAATAGTCCACTAGAAAATAATATGGACTTATCGACTCAATTCAATCGAATTcgcaatttttatataaatatttcagcAACCGACGATTGAGTGACATCACCCAATTAATGTCTATTATGTTCCTAAGTAAACTTTAAATCAcagtaattttttataatgCAAAAGTAATGAGGTGTTGTCTCCACCTCttccttataaaaaaaatgaaatttttgaaagtaaTTTAGAATCTCACAAATTCTTCCATTATAAGTGGGatgttatttattaatactactttatctattttcttttgtttattttagataattcaaattcgattcaaaataattttaattttcatattctattcctccaaattcaaacaaaatcaaaatggtTTATCAAAACCATTTCAACACGATCTCTACATTCCATCTCCAACTAACATCCTTAATGACTGTCATTTAAATTTCATCTCAAAcctaacattttaataatttcaatcaaCCAATTGacaactaataaaaaaatcgcATTACAATCTAATActattattcaattttacaaAGATTTGGTTCAAAAATCATTTCGGATTAAACCAAAGCTGAATAACATCAGTTTTGCATCTATAAATGCAAATGAAAAATGCATGTTGGAAGCTCCTTTCTCTATCGAGGAGGTGAGGGCGACAATAATGAATTATGGTAGTGATAAGTCCCTCGGGAGTGACAGttttactctatttttttaaaaaagtttgtGAGTTCCTTAAGACTGATATTATGGCGGCTATGAATCACTCCTATCGATTTTCATCTTTTGAGAAAAGTTAGAATTCTACGTTGATTGTCCTAATTCGTAAGGCAGTCAGTACTATCAACGTAAAGAATTTACGACCCATTAATTTGGttacatcattttataagattatctcGAAATGTTTGGTAAACAGAATGCGTGAAATTTTAGGTATGATTATCTCTGGCAATCAGATGAGTTTCATCAAAGTCCGTCAAATTTTCGATGCAGCACTAATCGTCAATGAGTGTATTGATTCGGCTAACTCTAGAGGCGATAAATGTGCTTTTCTCAAACTCAATATCGAGAAAGCATATAATCATGTTAATTGGGAGTTCCTTTTTGATATTATGGGTAGAATGGGTATGAGGAAGAAATGGATCGGATGAATTAGATTTTGCGTATCGACAGCGAAATTCTGTGTTATTGTGAATGGGAGTTCTCATGGGTTTTTTGGAGTTCAAGGGGTTTAAGACAAGAGAACCCTCTGTCCCCtttcttatttgttaattattgtcATGGAAGGCCTTTCTAAAATGATGTCGTTTGCTGAGGATGCATGTTTGTTTCGTGGGGTGGAGTGCAGTGCGAGATGATCTCTGTTCTCTGtgtcttatttattatttatagatgACACTTTTTGCATGATTCAGGCTACTAAGAGAAATATCAAGCACCTTCGTTATATTCTTTGGTTATTTAGAGCGTGTTCGGGACTACGTGTTAATTTGGGTAAGTCTGATATTTTCTTCTCTAATTCAATTTCGTctaagagaaaaattaaattagctTGTATTATGggatttaaaattagaatttttccGTCTATGTATCTCGGGCTCCCACTAGGGGTTAAAGCTAGCTCATAAACCTTTTGGGACCCGATCATAAGTAAGATGGAGAGGAAGCTTCTCATGTGGAAAAGTAAGATGATTTCTAAGGAAGGTCGATTAGTTTTTATCAAGAGCGCTCTTTCTTCAATGCCAACTTATATGATGTCTCTATTTGTCATCCCTAAGTCTGTGACTTTGAAGATGGAGAAAATTATGTGTAAATTCTTATGGAGATCGTCTGATTCCTCATTTTATCATTTAGTGAGTTGGGATaaggttaaattaataaaagagcaGGGGGCTGAGAATCTGCgatcttgttttctttaataaaacCTTATTATCCAAATGGTGTAGTTGATTTGCAACTAAACAAGATAGTATTTgggttaaattgattaaatataaatatgatcagGATAAGTCTGGTTGGTTCATCAAAAATTCTTATAGACCCGTGGGTTGCAACATTTGGGGTGGTATTGATGCCATGTGAAAGGTTTATCGGGAGCATTCGATTTTTATTGTGGGTGATGGAAgttcgattagtttttgggaCGACACTTGGTGTGGTGGTATATGTTTGGCAAAGGTTTTCCCCGAGCTTGGTTCTAACTCTATTTGTAGAGATTAATCGGTCAAAGATATGTTTGACATTCGGTTTAGTGATTTTGCTAATCGTATAAGATATAGAAGAAAATTAAACAATGATGAAGAATGTTCAATGATAGACTTTTgttaatggttaaaaataagaGGTTAAACATGTCTTCTCGAGATTCTATGTGGTGACgtgatctgaataactttaaTGTGGGACATTGTTATACTTTGTTCAATAAAATTAACCCAATTGATCTTTGTTGAGAAAATTTATGGGAGTCTAAGATGTCTACTAAGATCTTCGTTTTTGGTTGGAGTGTTATTCACGACGGAATTCTCACTGACGATAGATGTTTGAAAAAAGACATGATTAATGTGAGTCATATGTGTTATAAAAAGGTTGAGACAACTTCTcatctacttttacattgtcacgttGTTGCAAATATATGAAGTCTATTGTGGAATTTGACTGAAATACAATGGATTATGCCAGAAAATGTTAGTGGCTATTGAGAGACATTGATTGGGGCAACTAAAAATGCGAGACTTAGAAGATGGATCTCTATCTCTATAATTTTCTGGTGAATTATCTTGTTGAAAAGAAATCGGAAAACttttaacaacaaaaatatgTCGTTAAAGATTATTCACAATGACATTATCATGACGATATCAGAGATTAGATCCGAAAAATCTGTAAATTCGTGTGGAGATCTTATTGCCCTTCTTGAAGATTTTCGAATCAATTAGTTATTCTAATTTAATCACTTTGTACCTAACtttttttcatgtcatgtttttATCGTTGTACTTAAAcgattatttattaaatagatcattttcaataaaaagaaaaagagaaagcTAGTTGAAATAGaagaaataaacattttattatgaACAACATTCATTACATTATAAACAAACCAGGGCCGATATAAATAAACACGATCGAACAGatgattaatcaattaaaacaagtTTTGTTTACTTAATCCCCTGTTTGTCTCTCCCTAAACAACTAAGCAATTACAGAAGTCTCAACAGCCATTTTCTCAGCATAACTTACCTTTTCAGCTACCTTATTATTACCTTCCCATAATAGCTCTGGTATTGCCTCCTTAATATTATGTATACTTTCTACTGCATAATCAGCACCTTTAACTCTTTGTGATGTCCCCACCTGTAAATAAATATCACATAAAAATCTCATCTTTCATTCTATCTTTTTGTTCTAATAACAACACATCCATATATCACTTCACTTACCAGCACAGTATGAAGCCCTACTTGTTTCCCAGACTGTATGTTACGAACACTGTCCTCGAAAAATAGCTGAAACCAATTGTATTCCAAGAGACATGATTAGTAATATGTAATGCATATTGCAAATTGCAGGCACAAAAAGTAATGCAATCTTACGGTTCTATGGGGGTTGATGTTTGCTATCTTGAGAGCTCGTTCAATGGCATCTTCAGAAGGTTTGCACACAACAGGTGTCTTTGGTAAACCAGAAGATGGATTCTGTTGGGAGAAATACCCAACTATGTCAAAGATCTCGCTGCTGCTTGTTGCTGTGGTTTGGTTCATTCTCGATCCCACAAACTCAATATCATCTGATACAGTGTTGAGAGTTTCGAAACAAATAATTCCCTCGAAACAGTCTTCCAATCCAAGTAATTTGAGGGCTTTTGAAGCATGAACGCTGTCTGCATTAGTGAAAACCTGGATGTACAGATGAATGTTTCAATATACATTAAAAGgggtttatgtttatgtttatctaACTGATTCAACAATCAAGTTGACTTACAACTTTTCGAATTGGCAAGTTAATCAAAAGATTTCTTAGCACATGATCTGGTTTTAGATTCTCATAAGGTAATCTTCCATGAACAAAgctgaaaaaacaaaatattggtaAGGAAGGAAACTAAAAgagaatgaatttgataatttgataaCAAGAATGTACCTGTGGTACTCATCATAATCAAAGTCATAGCCAATGGCCTACATAAAACACAAATTGAGTATTAAGAACACATCAAAAGCATTAATTGAAAACAATTTGACCAAATTTAGAACTAATTTAAACTATCTACCTTTAAACCTGCCATTGTTGTTCCATAATTGTTGTACAACAAGTCGCTCAACTTTGAAATCTTGCTTCTCTCTATTCCAAGCTTTTCAACCATATAGTCTACAAAGAAAAGATGAGATGAGACTAATTAGATAGAATCAAGAACAAggagataattaattagtaatgatAAGCACCTTTTATATTATTGCCACAAGCTTCAGCCAATCCTATACTACGAGGATATAGAGTATCATCCAGATCTGCATTTTCCACCATATATAATCAACAATCATTCATATGCAGGATTTCTTCCATTTTCAATGAAAGCGAAAACTTACCAAAGAGAAGACAATCAAATTTTGGCCTCTGCATCGTTTTGTAATGGTCCACGAATTCCATTTTGTTTCTTATTAAGCTACAAAATAACACAACACAGACAACTCAGCTTACAAATGTCGAACCAACCGCTTGCCGGCGTAGAAATTTGTACATATATTATAGGTTCTACGTTATTTCCTAATGATTAAGGCGATGATCTGATGCAAATCACGTTGATCAACTGGTTTAAGAGGTTTAAGGATCAGAATAAGGTATATGATATGAAACAATTCAAAAAGACGATCTAATTTCTGAATCTAATCAGCATGCACGAATTTCATTCGAGGAATAATAACAGAACGTTTTAAGAACCTATGAATTCGAAACAAAAGGTAAACGGATTTGAGAAATGAAT
This is a stretch of genomic DNA from Impatiens glandulifera chromosome 4, dImpGla2.1, whole genome shotgun sequence. It encodes these proteins:
- the LOC124934436 gene encoding uncharacterized protein LOC124934436; translation: MEFVDHYKTMQRPKFDCLLFDLDDTLYPRSIGLAEACGNNIKDYMVEKLGIERSKISKLSDLLYNNYGTTMAGLKAIGYDFDYDEYHSFVHGRLPYENLKPDHVLRNLLINLPIRKVVFTNADSVHASKALKLLGLEDCFEGIICFETLNTVSDDIEFVGSRMNQTTATSSSEIFDIVGYFSQQNPSSGLPKTPVVCKPSEDAIERALKIANINPHRTLFFEDSVRNIQSGKQVGLHTVLVGTSQRVKGADYAVESIHNIKEAIPELLWEGNNKVAEKVSYAEKMAVETSVIA